A DNA window from Actinomadura coerulea contains the following coding sequences:
- a CDS encoding ArsR/SmtB family transcription factor, which translates to MHVFDVLGDPVRRRILELLADGEQTSGAIAAVIQAEFGISQPGVSQHLRVLRESGLATVRARGAHRLYAVDSATLREIDTWLERFRRFWTQHLDALGAEFEDK; encoded by the coding sequence ATGCACGTGTTCGATGTCCTGGGGGACCCGGTGAGGCGCCGGATCCTGGAGCTGCTCGCCGACGGCGAGCAGACCTCCGGAGCCATCGCCGCGGTCATCCAGGCGGAGTTCGGGATCTCCCAGCCGGGGGTGTCCCAGCACCTGCGCGTCCTGCGGGAGAGCGGGCTCGCGACGGTCCGGGCGAGGGGCGCGCACCGCCTCTACGCCGTGGACTCCGCGACCCTGCGGGAGATCGACACGTGGCTGGAGCGCTTCCGCAGGTTCTGGACCCAGCACCTGGACGCGCTGGGCGCGGAGTTCGAGGACAAGTGA
- a CDS encoding SDR family NAD(P)-dependent oxidoreductase has protein sequence MQDQEGNPRRALVIGGLGAIGGAVVRRLGSDGWECLSASRSPRADIVLDIGDEASVVAASAACPPLDALVIATNLEPSASLSELTGRHAAAMFATHVTGPLLFIRSARHLLAKGSSIVFLSSPAACRGSYDPCYAAAKGATNALARTLAKELAPDVRVNALSPSIVEDSPVARRMTPDFRARHRDASLLERTLSMDECAEAVSFLVSHPHVTGAILHLNGGEFLGA, from the coding sequence GTGCAGGACCAGGAAGGGAACCCGCGGCGGGCGCTCGTGATCGGGGGGCTGGGAGCGATCGGCGGCGCCGTGGTCCGGCGGTTGGGGAGCGACGGCTGGGAGTGCCTGTCGGCGTCCCGGTCGCCGCGCGCCGACATCGTCCTCGACATCGGGGACGAGGCGTCGGTCGTGGCGGCGTCGGCGGCGTGCCCGCCGCTGGACGCGCTCGTCATCGCCACCAATCTGGAGCCGAGCGCATCGCTCTCGGAGCTGACCGGCCGGCACGCGGCGGCGATGTTCGCCACGCATGTCACCGGACCGCTCCTGTTCATCCGGAGTGCGCGTCATCTGCTGGCGAAGGGGTCGAGCATCGTCTTCCTCTCGTCCCCGGCCGCCTGCCGCGGAAGCTACGACCCGTGCTACGCGGCGGCGAAAGGGGCCACGAACGCTCTCGCCCGGACGCTGGCGAAGGAGCTCGCACCGGACGTGCGCGTCAACGCGCTGTCCCCCAGCATCGTCGAGGACTCACCCGTGGCCCGGCGCATGACACCCGACTTCCGCGCCCGCCACCGCGACGCCTCCCTTCTGGAGCGGACCCTCTCGATGGACGAGTGCGCGGAAGCCGTCTCCTTCCTCGTCTCCCACCCGCACGTGACCGGGGCGATCCTGCATCTCAACGGCGGCGAGTTCCTCGGCGCGTAG
- a CDS encoding ATP-dependent Clp protease ATP-binding subunit — MFERFTDRARRVVVLAQEEARMLNHNYIGTEHILLGLIHEGEGVAAKALESLGISLEAVRQQVEEIIGQGQQAPSGHIPFTPRAKKVLELSLREALQLGHNYIGTEHILLGLIREGEGVAAQVLVKLGADLNRVRQQVIQLLHGYQGKEPAASGGPSEAAPSTSLVLDQFGRNLTQAAREGKLDPVIGRDKEIERVMQVLSRRTKNNPVLVGEPGVGKTAVVEGLAQKIVKGEVPETLKDKQLYTLDLGALVAGSRYRGDFEERLKKVLKEIRTRGDIILFIDELHTLVGAGAAEGAIDAASILKPMLARGELQTIGATTLDEYRKHLEKDAALERRFQPIQVAEPSLSHTIEILKGLRDRYEAHHRVSITDSALVAAAQLADRYISDRFLPDKAIDLIDEAGSRMRIRRMTAPPDLREYDEKIADVRRDKESAIDAQDFEKAAALRDSEKQLLGQKAQREKEWKAGDMDVVAEVTDELIAEVLATATGIPVFKLTEEESTRLLRMEDELHKRVIGQEDAIRALSQSIRRTRAGLKDPKRPGGSFIFAGPSGVGKTELSKTLAEFLFGDEDALIQLDMSEFMEKHTVSRLFGSPPGYVGYEEGGQLTEKVRRKPFSVVLFDEIEKAHQDIFNSLLQILEDGRLTDAQGRVVDFKNTVIIMTTNLGSKDISKGVSMGFARQNDEQGSYERMKAKVSEELKQHFRPEFLNRVDDTVVFHQLTPKEIIQIVDLMIAKVDQRLHDRDMGIELRQEAKDLLAIRGYDPVLGARPLRRTIQREIEDNLSEKILYNELKPGQIVIVGTEGFDPDNTDSAENAKFTFKGVPESTSVPDAPPPGAVAR; from the coding sequence ATGTTCGAGAGGTTCACCGACCGCGCGCGGCGGGTTGTCGTTCTGGCTCAGGAAGAGGCCAGGATGCTCAACCACAACTACATCGGCACCGAGCACATCCTCCTGGGTCTGATCCACGAGGGTGAGGGTGTTGCGGCCAAGGCTCTGGAGAGTCTGGGGATCAGTCTTGAGGCCGTGCGTCAGCAGGTCGAGGAGATCATTGGTCAGGGGCAGCAGGCTCCCTCTGGTCATATCCCGTTCACTCCGCGGGCGAAGAAGGTTTTGGAGCTGTCGCTGCGTGAGGCGTTGCAGCTGGGTCACAACTACATCGGTACCGAGCACATTCTTCTGGGGTTGATCCGGGAGGGTGAGGGTGTCGCGGCGCAGGTGCTGGTGAAGTTGGGTGCGGATCTGAACCGGGTGCGGCAGCAGGTGATCCAGTTGCTGCACGGGTACCAGGGCAAGGAGCCGGCGGCTTCGGGTGGTCCGTCGGAGGCGGCTCCGTCGACGTCGTTGGTGCTGGATCAGTTCGGTCGGAATCTGACGCAGGCGGCGCGTGAGGGCAAGCTCGACCCGGTGATCGGCCGGGACAAGGAGATCGAGCGGGTCATGCAGGTGCTGTCGCGGCGTACCAAGAACAATCCGGTGCTGGTGGGTGAGCCGGGTGTGGGTAAGACCGCGGTGGTGGAGGGGCTGGCGCAGAAGATCGTCAAGGGTGAGGTGCCCGAGACGCTCAAGGACAAGCAGCTCTACACCCTGGATCTGGGTGCTTTGGTGGCGGGTTCGCGGTATCGGGGTGATTTCGAGGAGCGTCTGAAGAAGGTGCTCAAGGAGATCCGGACCCGCGGTGACATCATCTTGTTCATCGATGAGCTGCACACGTTGGTGGGTGCGGGTGCGGCGGAGGGCGCGATCGACGCGGCGTCGATCCTGAAGCCGATGCTGGCGCGTGGTGAGCTGCAGACGATCGGCGCGACGACGCTGGATGAGTACCGCAAGCATCTGGAGAAGGACGCGGCGCTGGAGCGGCGGTTCCAGCCGATTCAGGTGGCCGAGCCGTCGTTGTCGCACACGATCGAGATCTTGAAGGGGTTGCGGGACCGGTACGAGGCGCATCACCGGGTGTCGATCACCGACAGTGCGCTGGTGGCCGCGGCGCAGTTGGCCGACCGCTACATCTCCGATCGGTTCCTGCCGGACAAGGCGATCGATCTGATCGATGAGGCGGGGTCGCGGATGCGGATCCGGCGGATGACGGCGCCGCCGGACCTGCGCGAGTACGACGAGAAGATCGCTGATGTGCGTCGTGACAAGGAGTCGGCGATCGACGCGCAGGACTTCGAGAAGGCGGCGGCGCTGCGTGATTCGGAGAAGCAGCTGCTGGGGCAGAAGGCGCAGCGGGAGAAGGAGTGGAAGGCCGGCGACATGGACGTGGTGGCCGAGGTCACCGACGAGCTGATCGCCGAGGTGCTGGCCACCGCGACGGGGATCCCGGTGTTCAAGCTGACCGAGGAGGAGTCGACCCGGCTGCTGCGGATGGAGGACGAGCTCCACAAGCGGGTGATCGGGCAGGAGGACGCGATCCGGGCGCTGTCGCAGTCGATCCGGCGGACGCGTGCGGGGTTGAAGGACCCCAAGCGGCCGGGTGGGTCGTTCATCTTCGCGGGGCCGTCGGGGGTGGGCAAGACCGAGTTGTCCAAGACGCTGGCGGAGTTCCTGTTCGGTGACGAGGACGCGCTGATCCAGCTGGACATGTCGGAGTTCATGGAGAAGCACACGGTGTCGCGGCTGTTCGGTTCTCCGCCCGGCTATGTCGGGTATGAGGAGGGCGGTCAGCTGACCGAGAAGGTGCGGCGCAAGCCGTTCTCGGTGGTGCTGTTCGACGAGATCGAGAAGGCCCACCAGGACATCTTCAACTCGCTGCTGCAGATCCTGGAGGACGGCCGGCTCACCGACGCCCAGGGCCGGGTGGTGGACTTCAAGAACACCGTCATCATCATGACGACCAACCTTGGGTCCAAGGACATCTCCAAGGGCGTGTCGATGGGGTTCGCGCGGCAGAACGACGAGCAGGGCTCCTACGAGCGGATGAAGGCCAAGGTGTCGGAGGAGCTCAAGCAGCACTTCCGGCCCGAGTTCCTCAACCGTGTCGATGACACGGTGGTGTTCCACCAGCTCACGCCCAAGGAGATCATCCAGATCGTGGATCTGATGATCGCCAAGGTCGACCAGCGGCTCCACGACCGCGACATGGGCATCGAGCTGCGGCAGGAGGCCAAGGACCTGCTCGCGATCCGCGGCTACGACCCGGTGCTGGGCGCCCGGCCGCTGCGCCGCACCATCCAGCGCGAGATCGAGGACAACCTGTCGGAGAAGATCCTCTACAACGAGCTCAAGCCCGGCCAGATCGTCATCGTCGGCACCGAGGGCTTCGACCCCGACAACACCGACTCGGCCGAGAACGCCAAGTTCACCTTCAAGGGCGTGCCCGAGTCCACGTCAGTGCCCGACGCGCCGCCCCCGGGCGCGGTCGCGCGTTAG
- a CDS encoding O-methyltransferase: protein MCALKTTPVTAELYDYLTAHSLPADDAQRRLMERTARLGPVARMQIGPDEGAFLTLLARLMGARRAIEIGTFTGYSSLCIARGLAPGGHLLCCDVDQEWGRIAREAWAQAGVADRIELRLGPALETLRALAPDPVVDLAFIDADKENYVAYYEELLPRMRPGGAVLADNVLWRGHVVDPVVDAPPAELSATRRARDADTRAIREFNAHVAADGRVEAVILSIGDGVTLIRKRD, encoded by the coding sequence ATGTGCGCGCTCAAGACCACGCCGGTGACGGCGGAACTGTACGACTACCTCACCGCTCACAGCCTCCCGGCGGACGACGCGCAGCGCCGCCTCATGGAGCGGACCGCCCGGCTCGGCCCGGTGGCGCGGATGCAGATCGGCCCGGACGAGGGAGCCTTCCTGACCCTGCTGGCCAGGCTCATGGGCGCCCGCCGGGCGATCGAGATCGGCACTTTCACCGGCTACTCGTCGCTGTGCATCGCCCGCGGGCTCGCCCCCGGCGGCCACCTCCTGTGCTGCGACGTCGACCAGGAGTGGGGCCGCATCGCCCGCGAGGCATGGGCGCAGGCAGGCGTGGCGGACCGGATCGAGCTGCGGCTCGGCCCGGCGCTGGAGACGCTGCGGGCGCTCGCCCCGGACCCGGTCGTCGATCTCGCCTTCATCGACGCCGACAAGGAGAACTACGTCGCCTACTACGAGGAACTGCTCCCGCGCATGCGTCCGGGCGGCGCCGTCCTGGCCGACAACGTCCTGTGGCGCGGCCACGTCGTCGACCCCGTCGTCGACGCTCCCCCCGCGGAGCTCTCCGCGACCAGGCGCGCGAGGGACGCCGACACCCGGGCGATCCGCGAGTTCAACGCCCATGTCGCCGCAGACGGCCGGGTCGAGGCGGTCATCCTGTCGATCGGGGACGGCGTCACGCTGATCCGCAAACGGGACTGA
- a CDS encoding DUF6004 family protein has protein sequence MSGLSSLRETYESLNLEPKPIRPHILAAATVVFGDDYYAGRRETINLSGFVQLNKWPMPGFEHRVDEKGHAELETELISAPEVGIKGYSYELDDRIQVLSNPFLPNSGHVRQIVPGKNFPAEFYIRRFGILETSTLRLAHRNVIDIYGVVDSIPPYKKPLTGPYLGSPRGDGPFDVVQAPNVVRGTTLPEAWYPANDQNEPVGLTPTVFFAASAGPCMSMLVDPSMIMQVSLEGQIEVEVNGKTEVIELEGDYRKAAGTEILLFGPDKHDEGQGVLAQMARVAMVGHNEALGGRVMLRASWPRPSGGTLGDGTEDSLSRVRFPSELNIDAEFELVTPHGNLYAARPAHVSGKLRDLEATGSELRMVGADSPLVTTDGTVKARLTGVRLAMRDAHVGETAAVNI, from the coding sequence GTGTCTGGTTTGAGCTCTCTCCGTGAGACGTACGAGTCCCTCAACCTCGAACCCAAGCCGATTCGTCCGCACATCCTCGCCGCGGCCACCGTCGTCTTCGGCGACGACTACTACGCCGGCCGGCGGGAGACCATCAACCTGTCCGGCTTCGTCCAGCTGAACAAGTGGCCGATGCCGGGCTTCGAGCACCGGGTGGACGAGAAGGGCCACGCCGAGCTGGAGACCGAACTGATCAGCGCGCCCGAGGTCGGCATCAAGGGGTACAGCTACGAGCTGGACGACCGCATCCAGGTCCTGTCCAACCCGTTCCTCCCCAACTCCGGCCACGTGCGCCAGATCGTCCCGGGCAAGAACTTCCCGGCCGAGTTCTACATCCGGCGCTTCGGCATCCTGGAGACCAGCACCCTGCGGCTGGCCCACCGCAACGTCATCGACATCTACGGCGTGGTGGACAGCATCCCGCCCTACAAGAAGCCGCTGACCGGCCCGTACCTGGGCAGCCCGCGCGGCGACGGCCCGTTCGACGTGGTGCAGGCCCCCAACGTGGTCCGCGGGACCACCCTGCCCGAGGCCTGGTACCCGGCCAACGACCAGAACGAGCCGGTCGGCCTGACGCCCACGGTGTTCTTCGCCGCGAGCGCTGGCCCCTGCATGTCGATGCTGGTCGACCCCTCCATGATCATGCAGGTCTCCCTGGAGGGGCAGATCGAGGTCGAGGTCAACGGCAAGACCGAGGTCATCGAGCTGGAGGGCGACTACCGCAAGGCCGCCGGCACGGAGATCCTCCTGTTCGGCCCCGACAAGCACGACGAGGGCCAGGGCGTGCTCGCGCAGATGGCGCGGGTCGCCATGGTCGGCCACAACGAGGCCCTCGGCGGCCGCGTGATGCTGCGGGCGAGCTGGCCGCGGCCGTCGGGCGGCACGCTGGGCGACGGCACCGAGGACAGCCTCAGCCGGGTCAGGTTCCCGAGTGAGCTGAACATCGACGCCGAGTTCGAGCTCGTGACGCCGCACGGCAACCTGTACGCGGCCAGGCCGGCCCACGTGTCCGGCAAGCTCAGGGACCTCGAGGCCACCGGCAGCGAGCTGCGCATGGTCGGCGCGGACTCGCCGCTCGTCACCACCGACGGCACGGTCAAGGCACGGCTGACCGGCGTCCGGCTGGCGATGCGCGACGCCCACGTCGGCGAGACGGCGGCGGTCAACATCTGA
- a CDS encoding methyltransferase domain-containing protein, with translation MDQRLLLMHQAMLADRPRLEAYERALEDAIPPGGVVADIGAGALALSMLALRCGAEHVYAVEADPEMAQVAARIAEQNDLKGRLTLVHGDARRVRLPVKADVVVSEMMGNLGPEEQMMEVLGSFARRNLAPGGRIVPERLVTRLAAIEFDGEGWGIWDEDFLGYRLDAVQECVAPAAQLHFFQRPPAMLSEPAAIADQRGAKGEQQRPSRRLTINRAGRLHAIAGYFTATLAPGVTLSNLPSYPGCNWAVWIWPLRHTAVSAGDVLHVRMHRPEDVRVATDWRLECGLSRKGGR, from the coding sequence GTGGACCAGCGACTGCTGCTGATGCACCAGGCCATGCTCGCCGACCGGCCCCGGCTGGAGGCCTACGAGCGGGCGCTCGAGGACGCGATCCCGCCCGGCGGCGTCGTGGCCGACATCGGGGCCGGCGCGCTGGCGCTGTCCATGCTCGCGCTGCGGTGCGGCGCCGAGCACGTCTACGCCGTCGAGGCCGACCCTGAGATGGCCCAGGTCGCGGCCAGGATCGCCGAGCAGAACGACCTCAAGGGCAGGCTCACCCTCGTCCACGGCGACGCCCGCCGGGTCCGGCTGCCGGTCAAGGCGGACGTCGTGGTCTCGGAGATGATGGGCAACCTCGGGCCGGAGGAGCAGATGATGGAGGTCCTCGGCTCCTTCGCGCGGCGCAACCTCGCTCCCGGCGGAAGGATCGTCCCGGAGCGGCTGGTCACCCGGCTGGCGGCCATCGAGTTCGACGGCGAGGGCTGGGGGATCTGGGACGAGGACTTCCTCGGCTACCGGCTGGACGCGGTTCAGGAATGCGTAGCCCCCGCCGCCCAGCTGCACTTCTTCCAGCGCCCGCCCGCGATGCTCAGCGAGCCGGCGGCCATCGCCGACCAGCGCGGCGCCAAGGGGGAGCAGCAGCGGCCGAGCCGGCGGCTGACCATCAACCGGGCCGGCCGGCTGCATGCCATCGCCGGATACTTCACCGCCACCCTCGCACCCGGCGTGACGCTGTCGAACCTCCCCTCGTACCCGGGCTGCAACTGGGCGGTCTGGATCTGGCCGCTGCGGCACACCGCGGTGTCGGCGGGAGACGTGCTGCACGTCCGGATGCACCGGCCCGAAGACGTACGGGTGGCCACCGACTGGCGGCTTGAGTGCGGCCTCAGCAGGAAGGGAGGGCGCTGA
- a CDS encoding ABC1 kinase family protein: MTTTGAERRIRSTPAGREAPAPLALAGRGARVAAIVAVTLVPAGIAGLVRTVLRGRAEGRRYLYRRTAVLLMRLGPTFIKAGQVLGTRRDVLPAALCDELSVLQDSVAPLNRAETRRAFAEAYGMRAAEGRFAHVEERPVASGSVASVYRGTLESGGQVAIKLRRPGIDRVMRQDLALMRAGAALAARLPVFRGVPVTAVVDSMCAAVLGQLDFAREADSLTRLRDNLAPVPRVWVPQVHQAESRPRCIVMEFIPDLDVGAAAKCPPAMRRRFAVSALTAIYQMLFVDGFVHCDMHPGNLYFTRQGQVVVLDAGFSVRLTERLRRLFAEFFMNMSTGRGRRCAEIVIQSSAGVRDDADLDGFIVRMADLVERSHGLPAKEFSLIAFATEMFDLQRRFGIHAAPELIFPLLSLLVIEGTIRELDPEIDFQETAKPVLNRGLFGAR; encoded by the coding sequence ATGACGACGACAGGCGCTGAGCGGCGGATCCGCTCGACCCCCGCCGGACGTGAGGCCCCCGCCCCGCTCGCGCTCGCGGGCCGGGGCGCGCGCGTGGCTGCGATCGTCGCCGTGACCCTGGTGCCGGCCGGGATCGCCGGACTCGTCCGGACGGTGCTGCGCGGCCGCGCGGAGGGACGCCGGTACCTCTACCGGCGGACGGCCGTCCTGCTGATGAGGCTCGGCCCCACCTTCATCAAGGCCGGCCAGGTGCTCGGCACCCGGCGGGACGTGCTTCCCGCGGCCCTCTGCGACGAGTTGTCCGTCCTCCAGGACTCGGTGGCGCCGCTGAACCGCGCCGAGACCCGCCGCGCCTTCGCGGAGGCCTACGGCATGCGGGCGGCCGAAGGGCGCTTCGCGCACGTCGAGGAGCGGCCGGTCGCCAGCGGGAGCGTCGCGTCCGTCTACCGGGGCACGCTCGAGTCCGGCGGCCAGGTGGCGATCAAGCTGCGCCGGCCCGGCATCGACCGGGTGATGAGGCAGGACCTCGCGCTGATGAGGGCGGGCGCCGCGCTGGCCGCCCGCCTGCCGGTGTTCCGCGGCGTGCCGGTCACCGCCGTAGTGGACAGCATGTGCGCCGCCGTCCTCGGGCAGCTGGACTTCGCCCGCGAGGCCGACAGCCTGACGCGGCTGCGCGACAACCTGGCGCCCGTGCCCAGGGTGTGGGTTCCGCAGGTGCACCAGGCCGAGTCGCGGCCGCGCTGCATCGTCATGGAGTTCATCCCGGACCTGGACGTGGGCGCCGCGGCGAAATGCCCGCCGGCGATGCGCAGGCGGTTCGCGGTGTCGGCGCTGACGGCGATCTACCAGATGCTGTTCGTCGACGGCTTCGTGCACTGCGACATGCACCCGGGGAACCTCTACTTCACCCGCCAGGGGCAGGTCGTCGTGCTCGACGCCGGGTTCAGCGTGCGGCTGACCGAGCGATTGCGCCGCCTGTTCGCCGAGTTCTTCATGAACATGTCCACCGGCCGGGGCCGCCGCTGCGCCGAGATCGTCATCCAGAGCTCGGCGGGGGTGCGCGACGACGCAGACCTCGACGGCTTCATCGTCCGGATGGCCGACCTGGTCGAGCGCAGCCACGGACTGCCGGCCAAGGAGTTCAGCCTGATCGCCTTCGCCACCGAGATGTTCGACCTGCAGCGCCGGTTCGGCATCCACGCGGCGCCCGAGCTGATCTTCCCGCTGCTGTCCCTGCTCGTCATCGAGGGGACGATCCGCGAACTCGATCCGGAGATCGACTTCCAGGAGACCGCGAAGCCCGTCCTGAACCGCGGCCTGTTCGGCGCCCGCTAG
- a CDS encoding ArsR/SmtB family transcription factor, which produces MHAFDVLGDPVRRRILELLSGGGHSSGEICAVIQDEFGISQPAVSQHLKVLRDHGFASVRAEGTRRLYAIDPAPLREVDTWLEQFRRFWSQPLDALATEVARGRREARGTVGDQAPRKA; this is translated from the coding sequence GTGCACGCGTTCGATGTTCTCGGCGATCCGGTCCGCCGCCGCATCCTGGAGCTGCTGTCCGGTGGCGGACACTCCTCCGGGGAGATCTGCGCCGTCATCCAGGACGAGTTCGGGATCTCCCAGCCGGCGGTGTCGCAGCACCTGAAGGTGCTGCGCGACCACGGGTTCGCCTCGGTCCGGGCCGAGGGGACGAGGCGGCTCTACGCGATCGACCCCGCGCCCCTGCGCGAGGTCGACACGTGGCTGGAGCAGTTCCGCCGGTTCTGGTCCCAGCCCCTCGACGCCCTGGCCACGGAGGTCGCCAGGGGCCGGCGCGAGGCCCGCGGCACGGTGGGGGACCAGGCGCCGCGAAAGGCGTGA
- a CDS encoding nucleotide disphospho-sugar-binding domain-containing protein, with amino-acid sequence MRVLFISVPAAGHVFTLVPLAWAFRSAGHEVLVALAERPEWAAGAGLPVVDVAPGYSAVTIAQKVLEDDPGFAETWFRSVGPDRDISPRAPMFAGFNRPLVPGTMEVVDQWRPDLVVYEQTTTVGAMAAARLGVPAVQRNLGPFTTGRTHQLTAGLLSDLCEEYGVPAIPRPAMILERLPPSMLHARPEGGFMGGHSYDGGGVLGGLWRERPQRPRVVLSLGGGFSARFFGLGTLPPVIEAASKVDADFVLALGNVDTSALGTLPPNVRPADGWVPFGELFRTCSAVVHHGGANTVMSAVEAGIPQMVALDPQDVASEAIGQDVRDRGIGLTAPAEEITATMLERLLEDGTLRTATAEVHTEVAGLPSPTAVAAELSGLVARL; translated from the coding sequence ATGCGCGTGCTGTTCATCTCCGTTCCCGCGGCCGGCCACGTCTTCACGCTCGTGCCCCTGGCATGGGCCTTCCGCTCCGCGGGCCACGAGGTGCTCGTGGCGCTCGCGGAGCGCCCCGAGTGGGCGGCCGGGGCAGGGCTGCCCGTGGTCGACGTGGCGCCGGGCTACAGCGCCGTGACGATCGCGCAGAAGGTACTCGAGGACGATCCCGGGTTCGCGGAGACGTGGTTCCGGAGCGTCGGGCCGGACAGGGACATCTCCCCCCGGGCGCCCATGTTCGCCGGGTTCAACCGGCCGCTGGTCCCCGGGACCATGGAGGTGGTCGACCAGTGGCGCCCGGACCTCGTCGTCTACGAGCAGACGACCACGGTCGGGGCGATGGCGGCGGCCAGGCTCGGCGTCCCGGCCGTCCAGCGGAACCTGGGGCCCTTCACCACCGGGCGGACCCACCAGCTGACGGCCGGACTGCTGTCGGACCTGTGCGAGGAGTACGGGGTTCCGGCCATCCCGCGGCCCGCGATGATCCTGGAGCGGCTGCCGCCGAGCATGCTGCACGCCAGGCCCGAGGGCGGGTTCATGGGCGGGCACTCCTACGACGGCGGCGGCGTCCTCGGCGGGCTGTGGCGGGAGCGGCCGCAGCGGCCGAGAGTCGTGCTCTCGCTCGGCGGCGGCTTCTCGGCCAGGTTCTTCGGCCTCGGCACCCTGCCGCCGGTCATCGAGGCCGCGTCGAAGGTCGACGCCGACTTCGTGCTCGCGCTCGGCAACGTCGACACCTCCGCCCTGGGGACGCTGCCGCCGAACGTCCGGCCCGCCGACGGCTGGGTCCCCTTCGGCGAGCTGTTCCGGACGTGCTCGGCGGTCGTGCACCACGGCGGCGCCAACACCGTCATGTCCGCGGTCGAGGCCGGCATCCCCCAGATGGTCGCCCTGGACCCGCAGGACGTGGCCTCGGAAGCCATCGGGCAGGACGTGCGCGACCGGGGCATCGGCCTCACGGCGCCCGCGGAGGAGATCACCGCGACGATGCTGGAGCGCCTGCTGGAGGACGGGACGCTGCGGACGGCGACCGCCGAGGTCCACACCGAGGTCGCGGGCCTGCCGTCGCCCACGGCGGTCGCCGCCGAGCTGTCCGGCCTGGTCGCGCGCCTGTAG
- a CDS encoding SRPBCC domain-containing protein, with product MSSELEGFVTPPICPPDLSARPYRAIVDHAADAPAGAVFRAWTERFDRWFAEPGEIVMRAEVDEPYFFQTFHEGRRHPHYGRFLRVVPDRLIELTWLNEAGTRGVETVLTVELAPRPGGTLLHLTHAGFPDDRTREEHETAWRSILLNRLDPVLREGRA from the coding sequence GTGTCTAGCGAGCTGGAGGGGTTCGTGACGCCGCCGATCTGCCCGCCCGACCTGTCGGCCAGGCCGTACCGCGCGATCGTGGACCATGCCGCGGACGCGCCCGCCGGCGCGGTGTTCCGCGCCTGGACGGAGCGGTTCGACCGGTGGTTCGCCGAGCCGGGTGAGATCGTGATGAGGGCCGAGGTCGACGAGCCCTACTTCTTCCAGACGTTCCACGAGGGGCGGAGGCATCCGCACTACGGCCGGTTCCTGAGGGTCGTCCCGGACCGGCTGATCGAACTCACCTGGCTCAACGAGGCGGGTACCCGCGGGGTCGAGACGGTGCTGACCGTCGAGCTGGCACCGCGCCCCGGCGGCACCCTGCTGCACCTGACGCACGCGGGCTTCCCGGACGACAGGACGAGGGAAGAGCACGAGACCGCGTGGAGATCGATTCTCCTGAACCGCCTCGATCCCGTGCTGCGGGAGGGGCGGGCCTGA
- a CDS encoding EF-hand domain-containing protein yields MATAEEYEALFKAFDHDGDGVIEQADVDLLVQRWCRALHVPPGSPQWLAITRPSNRLWQRLEGTVDEPGDKKVTRREWVDSHEQPGFIEDVAIPWGVAVFDMGADADRRVSLQVWMTTHSATGYPQMESLEGFQRLDEDGDGYLDRDPFVKYIEDFYHRDGA; encoded by the coding sequence ATGGCCACTGCAGAAGAGTACGAGGCGCTCTTCAAAGCTTTCGACCACGACGGCGACGGCGTCATCGAACAGGCCGACGTCGACCTGCTCGTGCAGCGGTGGTGCCGCGCGCTGCACGTACCGCCCGGCTCGCCCCAGTGGCTGGCGATAACGCGGCCGTCCAACAGGCTGTGGCAGCGGTTGGAGGGGACCGTCGACGAGCCCGGGGACAAGAAGGTGACCAGGCGGGAGTGGGTCGACTCCCACGAGCAGCCGGGCTTCATCGAGGACGTCGCCATCCCCTGGGGCGTCGCGGTGTTCGACATGGGCGCGGACGCCGACAGGCGAGTGTCCCTCCAGGTGTGGATGACGACCCATTCGGCGACGGGCTACCCGCAGATGGAGAGCCTGGAGGGGTTCCAGCGGCTCGACGAGGACGGGGACGGCTACCTCGACAGGGACCCCTTCGTGAAGTACATCGAGGACTTCTACCACCGGGACGGCGCCTGA